From the genome of Paraflavitalea devenefica, one region includes:
- a CDS encoding Kelch repeat-containing protein: MRQHAVYVTALLIVLVPVFIVPGCKKSTDDDELVGNWSISTDFENDARAEAVLFTIGNKAYLGTGVSSTERYNDLWEYDLDKGYWTRMKEFPGAARSAAIAFAVGGIGYVGTGTDGYDEFADMYAFDPVANTWNSSLKPFPGGARKDAIAFTIGDKGYVCSGYDGSDLQDLWEYTPNGDGWEQKKSISRRRSAATVFVMDSKAYVVSGSNNGTALNDLLVYDPSTNDWTEKRKLTNVSDESYDDEYTSIARYNAVSFVMNNKAYLATGQYGSYMSTVWEYNVATDQWTERTAFEGKLREGAVAMVLNNRGFVLTGRNGSEYYYNMFEFNPTAEQNDDDNQ; encoded by the coding sequence ATGAGACAACATGCTGTTTATGTTACTGCTTTGTTAATTGTATTAGTGCCCGTTTTTATCGTACCCGGCTGTAAAAAAAGCACCGATGATGATGAACTGGTCGGTAACTGGTCTATCAGCACCGATTTTGAAAATGATGCCCGTGCCGAAGCCGTCCTCTTTACCATTGGCAATAAAGCCTACCTGGGTACCGGCGTATCATCTACAGAACGGTATAACGACCTATGGGAATATGATTTAGACAAAGGTTACTGGACACGCATGAAAGAGTTTCCCGGTGCAGCCAGAAGCGCGGCCATCGCCTTTGCAGTAGGTGGTATAGGATATGTGGGTACCGGTACCGATGGATATGATGAGTTTGCCGACATGTATGCATTTGATCCGGTGGCCAATACCTGGAACAGTTCCCTGAAACCTTTCCCCGGTGGTGCGCGTAAAGATGCCATTGCCTTTACCATTGGTGATAAAGGATATGTATGCTCCGGGTATGATGGCAGCGACCTGCAGGACCTGTGGGAGTATACACCCAATGGAGACGGATGGGAGCAGAAGAAAAGTATCAGCCGCAGAAGATCAGCAGCTACCGTATTTGTGATGGACAGCAAAGCGTATGTAGTGAGTGGCAGCAACAATGGCACAGCCCTCAATGACCTGCTGGTATATGATCCTTCCACGAACGACTGGACCGAAAAAAGAAAACTGACCAATGTATCGGATGAAAGCTATGACGACGAATACACTTCCATTGCCCGTTACAATGCCGTCAGCTTTGTGATGAACAACAAGGCTTACCTGGCCACCGGTCAATATGGTTCTTACATGTCTACCGTATGGGAATACAATGTGGCTACCGATCAGTGGACAGAAAGAACGGCTTTTGAAGGCAAGTTAAGGGAAGGCGCCGTAGCGATGGTGTTGAATAACAGGGGCTTTGTACTCACCGGCCGCAATGGTTCTGAATACTATTACAACATGTTTGAGTTCAATCCCACTGCCGAACAAAATGATGATGACAACCAATAA
- a CDS encoding DUF4907 domain-containing protein: protein MMMTTNKSYRMVIAAVVIAAAITVVKLSWYRPQPRQALSYKCFNTGRGWGYDIFAGDQLLIHQSINPEVAGRKGFVSKQDAEADARIVIDKIKLGKTPVFNAGPLQHTGTLPAH from the coding sequence ATGATGATGACAACCAATAAGTCGTACCGCATGGTAATAGCCGCTGTTGTCATAGCGGCGGCTATTACGGTGGTGAAGCTGAGCTGGTATCGTCCTCAGCCCAGACAGGCGCTTAGCTATAAATGCTTCAACACCGGGCGGGGCTGGGGTTATGACATCTTCGCAGGCGATCAGCTACTCATACACCAATCCATCAATCCCGAAGTGGCGGGCAGGAAAGGATTTGTGAGTAAGCAGGATGCAGAAGCCGATGCCCGGATTGTTATAGATAAGATAAAATTGGGCAAAACACCTGTTTTTAATGCCGGGCCTTTGCAGCATACCGGTACCTTGCCTGCTCATTAA
- a CDS encoding sensor histidine kinase, whose amino-acid sequence MTKEKARDSVAYILGFKPVKTARHRALVIVSHLFLWGTFLAMPLLIYRIRILDTMFIYRELVTKSFLVILFYVNYFYLLPRIFQRRRMVNYFLSIVAALLVLCLLNITTEYFFRQHLRMNGHRFLMAGGRGLGFAAFKDSLITPAAGVFPARELPSPTLIQSGVTATAAGPSETFFIVGNNRDSMHRYMRYLRWQAGNGGKMVEIVGRAPHPDSVMGVVDAAPALPFFARGPFGEKGMFWIGLPMVLMNTLSSGVLILLLSGFIKMANSLIISEKQKKALENERLNAELNFLKLQINPHFLFNTLNSIYSQAHLRSEQTEYSILKFSQIMRYVLYDSTTEKIPLTKDLEYIRNYIDLQKLRISKNITIQYEVSGVTTDLLIAPLLLITFIENAFKHGISYSSPSAININIGVTGNDLTLTVGNTIIRKAPVDGESEAPGGGVGLVNARRRLDVLYPGRYLLDISDNNSIYVVNLKITLDHDSA is encoded by the coding sequence ATGACAAAAGAAAAAGCCCGTGATAGCGTAGCCTATATACTGGGATTTAAACCCGTGAAGACTGCCCGTCATCGTGCGTTGGTCATAGTGTCGCATCTTTTTTTGTGGGGTACTTTCCTGGCCATGCCCCTGCTCATCTACCGCATCAGGATATTGGACACGATGTTCATCTATCGTGAGCTGGTCACTAAATCTTTCCTCGTTATCTTATTCTATGTAAATTATTTTTACCTGCTGCCCCGGATCTTCCAGCGCAGAAGGATGGTCAACTATTTTTTATCCATTGTCGCTGCGCTCCTGGTATTGTGCCTATTGAATATTACCACGGAGTACTTTTTCCGCCAGCACCTGCGCATGAATGGACATCGTTTTCTGATGGCCGGCGGCAGGGGATTAGGCTTTGCAGCGTTTAAGGATTCGCTCATAACACCGGCTGCTGGTGTATTCCCTGCAAGAGAATTACCATCGCCCACCTTGATCCAGTCGGGCGTTACGGCCACCGCAGCAGGTCCGTCTGAAACCTTTTTCATCGTAGGCAATAACCGCGATTCTATGCACCGGTACATGCGTTACCTCCGCTGGCAGGCGGGGAACGGTGGCAAAATGGTGGAGATCGTTGGCCGGGCGCCGCATCCCGATTCCGTGATGGGTGTGGTAGATGCAGCACCAGCCCTGCCATTCTTTGCACGGGGTCCCTTTGGGGAGAAAGGCATGTTCTGGATAGGGCTGCCCATGGTGCTCATGAATACGCTTTCATCGGGCGTGCTCATCCTGCTCCTCAGCGGCTTTATTAAAATGGCCAATTCACTCATCATCAGTGAAAAACAGAAAAAAGCGCTGGAGAATGAACGGTTGAATGCGGAGCTCAACTTCCTGAAGCTGCAGATCAATCCGCACTTCCTGTTCAATACGCTCAACAGTATCTATTCACAGGCGCACCTGCGGTCAGAACAAACGGAATATTCTATTCTCAAGTTTTCGCAGATCATGCGGTATGTATTATATGACAGTACCACGGAAAAAATTCCGTTGACAAAGGACCTGGAATACATCCGCAATTACATCGACCTGCAGAAACTGCGCATCTCCAAAAACATAACCATACAGTATGAGGTATCAGGTGTTACCACCGATTTGTTGATCGCACCCTTATTGCTCATCACCTTTATTGAGAACGCGTTCAAGCATGGCATCAGTTATTCAAGTCCTTCTGCCATCAACATCAATATAGGGGTAACCGGTAACGACCTCACACTAACGGTAGGCAATACCATCATCCGCAAAGCGCCGGTAGACGGCGAAAGCGAAGCGCCGGGTGGGGGAGTAGGACTGGTAAATGCCCGGCGGCGCCTGGATGTATTGTATCCCGGCCGGTACCTGCTCGACATCAGTGACAATAACAGCATCTATGTTGTAAACCTCAAAATTACGCTCGATCATGACTCAGCTTAA
- a CDS encoding LytR/AlgR family response regulator transcription factor produces MTQLNCIIIDDEPWALDLMEDFIRKIPYLKLVARCEGPVAALPHFEKEEIDLVFLDIKMPDLSGIQFLKILPRKPAVIFVTAYHEFAVEGYELEAIDYLLKPVPFDRFVTAVNKAWEYITYRKNNKSPQRKDDFLFIKTAHKIQKLFYNDIVYLEGLKDYTRIHLTDSKKPVVTLQSLKYFESRLPQEDFIRIHRSYIVSLRKVDTVSRKTVFLGDTELPCSEHYKNLLYNIIGEKL; encoded by the coding sequence ATGACTCAGCTTAACTGCATCATCATTGACGATGAACCCTGGGCATTGGATCTCATGGAAGATTTTATCCGGAAAATTCCTTACCTCAAACTGGTGGCCCGTTGCGAAGGGCCGGTAGCTGCCCTGCCTCATTTTGAGAAAGAAGAAATTGACCTGGTGTTCCTCGATATTAAAATGCCCGATCTCTCGGGCATACAGTTCCTGAAGATCCTCCCCCGGAAGCCGGCAGTCATCTTCGTGACGGCCTACCATGAATTTGCGGTGGAAGGGTATGAGTTGGAGGCGATCGATTACCTGCTGAAGCCGGTCCCGTTCGACCGCTTTGTGACGGCCGTCAATAAAGCCTGGGAATACATTACTTACCGCAAGAACAATAAATCGCCCCAGCGGAAAGATGATTTCCTCTTCATCAAAACCGCCCACAAGATCCAGAAGCTGTTTTACAATGACATTGTTTACCTCGAAGGGTTGAAAGACTATACCCGGATCCACCTTACGGACAGTAAAAAGCCGGTGGTGACCCTCCAAAGCCTCAAATACTTTGAAAGCCGGCTGCCCCAGGAGGATTTTATCCGCATCCACCGGTCCTACATCGTGTCATTACGTAAAGTAGACACGGTATCCCGCAAAACCGTATTCCTGGGCGATACCGAATTGCCCTGCAGTGAGCACTATAAAAACCTGCTGTATAATATTATAGGAGAGAAGCTGTAA
- a CDS encoding murein L,D-transpeptidase catalytic domain family protein, which produces MKKPIKARLVKLVSATFLGFAILLQCSFVPANLTVYPGTVIPRATTAGHTNTTTGYTTNNPFKSAAFANSMEIYDSLHLEEIGLSRSVFRMAVKGMEKLYKAGKLKENVISIVDFSQPSTNKRLYVINLDNYELLYNTWVAHGMRSGKTMAQVFSNKPSSNKSSLGFYITGEAYQGSNGYSLKLQGVEKGINDYAYRRAIVLHGADYVSEGWIASQGYLGRSKGCPAVPLEICQPMIDQIKDGTCLFIYHPTSTYRNRSPLLR; this is translated from the coding sequence ATGAAAAAACCAATTAAGGCAAGATTAGTAAAACTGGTAAGTGCCACCTTCTTAGGTTTCGCAATTCTGTTGCAATGCTCCTTTGTGCCCGCAAATTTAACCGTATATCCCGGTACCGTTATTCCACGTGCTACTACGGCCGGGCATACTAATACAACTACCGGGTATACTACAAATAATCCCTTCAAGTCTGCTGCTTTTGCTAACAGCATGGAGATATACGATAGCCTTCACCTCGAAGAGATCGGTCTATCCAGGTCTGTATTCCGCATGGCGGTTAAAGGCATGGAAAAGCTCTATAAAGCCGGCAAACTCAAAGAGAACGTCATTTCCATCGTTGATTTTAGCCAGCCCAGCACCAACAAGCGCCTCTATGTGATCAACCTGGACAATTATGAGTTGCTGTACAATACCTGGGTGGCCCATGGCATGAGATCGGGCAAAACCATGGCGCAGGTCTTCTCCAACAAGCCTTCTTCCAATAAGAGCAGTCTGGGGTTTTATATAACCGGCGAAGCTTACCAGGGCAGCAATGGCTACTCCCTCAAACTGCAGGGGGTAGAGAAAGGCATCAATGACTATGCCTACCGCCGTGCCATCGTTTTACATGGCGCTGATTATGTAAGTGAAGGATGGATTGCCAGCCAGGGTTATCTCGGCCGCAGCAAGGGCTGTCCCGCCGTTCCCCTCGAAATATGCCAGCCCATGATCGACCAGATCAAAGACGGCACTTGTTTGTTTATCTATCATCCTACTTCTACTTATCGTAATCGTTCTCCTTTACTGCGTTAA
- a CDS encoding Gfo/Idh/MocA family oxidoreductase, whose translation MLKVGVFGVGHLGKFHLNNWKEIKDVELVGFYDPNDVAAQEVTEKYQLARFLDPERLIEAVDLVDIVAPTTYHFDLCKQAIRKGRHVFVEKPLANTMDEARELVKLVRESNVKLQVGHVERFNPAYLGIQHMQLHPMFIEVHRLAQFNPRGTEVSVILDLMIHDIDIILSIVKSEVKMISASGVAVMTDTPDIANVRIEFNNGCVANLTSSRISMKKMRKMRLFQKDAYIGVDFLNKKSEVIKLKTPQDVDAFSFDLDTPHGKRTIAVINPQVPEVNAIKKELEAFRDSILHNTPTRVSEVDGYRAMDVAHQILHKIKNNSITS comes from the coding sequence ATGCTAAAGGTTGGCGTATTCGGCGTTGGACATCTCGGAAAATTCCATCTCAATAACTGGAAAGAAATCAAGGACGTAGAACTCGTAGGCTTTTATGACCCCAATGACGTGGCTGCCCAGGAAGTCACCGAAAAATACCAGTTGGCCCGTTTCCTGGATCCCGAGCGCCTCATAGAAGCGGTAGACCTGGTGGATATTGTGGCCCCCACTACGTATCATTTCGACCTCTGCAAGCAGGCCATCCGTAAAGGAAGGCATGTTTTTGTGGAAAAGCCCCTGGCCAATACCATGGACGAAGCGCGCGAACTGGTAAAGTTGGTGCGGGAGTCGAACGTTAAACTGCAGGTAGGCCATGTGGAGCGGTTCAACCCCGCTTACCTGGGCATACAGCATATGCAACTGCACCCCATGTTCATTGAAGTTCACCGGCTGGCGCAGTTCAACCCCCGGGGTACCGAAGTGAGCGTGATACTGGACCTCATGATCCATGACATTGACATCATCCTCAGTATCGTAAAGAGCGAAGTAAAAATGATCTCGGCCAGCGGGGTGGCGGTTATGACAGATACCCCCGATATTGCCAATGTGCGGATAGAATTCAACAATGGCTGCGTAGCCAACCTCACTTCCAGCCGGATATCCATGAAGAAAATGCGTAAAATGAGGTTATTTCAGAAAGATGCTTATATTGGAGTCGACTTTCTCAATAAGAAATCAGAGGTCATTAAACTGAAGACCCCACAGGATGTAGATGCGTTCTCTTTCGACCTGGATACGCCGCACGGTAAAAGGACCATTGCCGTCATCAACCCCCAGGTACCTGAGGTCAACGCCATCAAAAAGGAGCTGGAAGCATTCCGTGATTCCATTCTCCACAACACACCCACCAGGGTTTCAGAAGTAGACGGTTACAGGGCCATGGACGTAGCACACCAGATTTTGCACAAAATAAAAAACAATAGCATTACCTCGTAG
- a CDS encoding sugar transferase, which produces MAAILAWVVLYFARRYFLNETIITADNTLYLSKPFWWGLLLMPVAWLIFFTLIGAYHSLYKKSRLNEFANTLITCIIGCTFIFFCIVINDPQHKYTYFYKALFTYIAAQLFFTWLGRNIILNKVHRQLVNGRVQFNALLVGGNSVASKIYNDTRAGLKTAGYHYTGFVTATAETNGISTYLPQFGCITDLEKVIREQHVQLVVIALERSEKQQVEKIVSLLSEQDVDIKIAPDILDILSGSVKTSNVFGAVLSDLKTGLMPEWQQNIKRVIDVAIALLGLVFLAPLYGYAAIRVKASSPGPIIYMQERVGYRGRKFFIYKFRSMYHPAEANGPQLSSAHDERITKWGKVMRTWRLDELPQLWNVLKGEMSLVGPRPERAYYINQLQQQTPYFNYLLKVKPGLTSWGMVKFGYAENVDQMIERMKYDLIYIENISLTLDLKIMLHTLRIIFLGKGR; this is translated from the coding sequence ATGGCTGCTATACTGGCCTGGGTCGTTTTGTACTTTGCGCGCCGTTACTTCCTGAATGAGACCATCATTACAGCCGATAACACCCTTTATTTATCGAAACCTTTCTGGTGGGGCCTGTTACTCATGCCGGTAGCCTGGCTTATTTTCTTCACGCTCATCGGTGCTTACCATTCGCTGTATAAGAAGTCAAGGCTCAATGAATTTGCCAATACCCTCATCACCTGCATCATCGGTTGCACCTTTATCTTCTTCTGCATCGTCATCAATGATCCGCAGCACAAGTACACCTACTTTTACAAAGCGCTCTTTACCTATATAGCGGCACAATTGTTCTTTACCTGGCTGGGGCGCAACATCATCCTGAACAAAGTGCACCGGCAGTTGGTCAATGGCCGTGTACAGTTCAATGCCCTCCTCGTAGGCGGCAATTCCGTAGCCAGTAAAATTTACAATGATACCAGGGCCGGACTGAAAACAGCCGGTTATCACTATACCGGGTTTGTAACCGCCACCGCCGAAACCAATGGCATCAGCACTTACTTACCACAATTTGGCTGCATCACAGATCTTGAAAAGGTGATCCGCGAACAGCACGTGCAGTTGGTGGTCATTGCCCTCGAAAGATCAGAAAAGCAGCAGGTGGAAAAAATAGTATCCCTGCTCAGTGAACAGGATGTGGACATTAAAATAGCGCCGGATATCCTCGACATTCTTTCCGGGTCGGTGAAGACCAGCAACGTATTCGGCGCTGTGCTCTCCGACCTCAAAACAGGGCTCATGCCCGAATGGCAGCAGAACATCAAGCGCGTGATCGATGTGGCCATTGCCTTGCTGGGGCTGGTATTCCTGGCGCCGCTCTACGGGTATGCGGCCATCAGGGTAAAAGCTTCTTCACCGGGCCCCATCATCTATATGCAGGAGCGGGTAGGTTACCGCGGACGGAAATTCTTCATCTATAAATTCCGGTCTATGTACCACCCCGCAGAGGCGAATGGTCCGCAACTATCTTCCGCCCATGATGAGCGGATCACGAAGTGGGGTAAGGTCATGCGCACCTGGCGGCTGGATGAGTTGCCCCAGTTGTGGAATGTGCTCAAAGGGGAAATGAGCCTGGTAGGCCCGCGGCCGGAAAGGGCTTATTACATCAACCAGCTACAGCAGCAAACGCCCTACTTCAACTACCTGCTGAAAGTGAAGCCCGGCCTTACCTCCTGGGGAATGGTCAAATTCGGCTATGCCGAAAATGTAGACCAGATGATCGAACGCATGAAATACGACCTTATTTACATCGAAAATATCTCGCTCACACTCGACCTTAAGATCATGCTGCATACACTGAGGATTATTTTCTTGGGTAAGGGAAGATGA
- a CDS encoding M1 family metallopeptidase, with translation MKKTCSLLLLILLCKISLSQAYWQQEVHYTIDVALNEKQHSLKGNLSVQYINHSPDTLTYIWFHLWPNAYRNDQTALARQLSADKESRKKVKSKNRGYIDSLAFTVDGKAVATAPDSDNNMDVVKLILPAPLMPGQPVTVATPFYVKLPPYFSRSGYDGDQYMICQWYPKPAVYDKKGWHAFPYLDQGEFYSEFGSFKVNITVPAAYVVGATGILQTKDELEQYKAIGAQNYQAKAEVAKYKAANPDAWKTLQYYGENIHDFAWFADKDAIIQYDTLRLASGNTIDVFSYYQPNGNREWSNSVSFIEDAVRHYSGWIGEYPWPVVQAVEGPKNLSSGGMEYPMITLITSPGADAENLDAVITHEVGHNWFYGMLGSNERDYPWMDEGINSFYQFRYEAEKYKTNSIFGKSMPKELKTLSAGELLSRIYNALNSLPAKEPVNTGSTGFANKNDYGIVVYVKAATWLYLVEMSLGKEVFDKAMREYFATWKFKHPYPEDLKAALEKSSQSGLDQAFELLNKEGNF, from the coding sequence ATGAAAAAGACCTGCTCCCTTTTATTGTTGATCTTGCTTTGTAAAATAAGCCTTTCCCAGGCCTACTGGCAGCAGGAAGTACATTACACCATTGATGTAGCACTCAACGAAAAACAGCATAGCCTTAAAGGCAACCTCTCGGTACAATACATCAATCATTCGCCCGATACCCTCACCTATATCTGGTTTCACCTGTGGCCCAATGCCTACCGGAATGACCAGACAGCCCTTGCCCGGCAACTGTCGGCCGATAAAGAGAGCCGGAAAAAAGTAAAGAGTAAGAACAGGGGCTATATCGACAGCCTGGCCTTCACGGTAGATGGCAAAGCGGTAGCTACAGCGCCTGACAGCGATAACAACATGGATGTGGTGAAACTGATCCTGCCGGCGCCGCTGATGCCGGGGCAGCCCGTAACGGTGGCCACTCCTTTCTATGTAAAACTGCCGCCCTACTTCTCCCGTTCCGGTTATGATGGCGATCAATACATGATCTGCCAATGGTATCCCAAGCCGGCTGTATATGATAAAAAAGGCTGGCATGCTTTCCCTTACCTCGACCAGGGAGAGTTTTACAGTGAGTTCGGCAGCTTTAAAGTCAACATTACCGTACCGGCTGCCTACGTGGTAGGCGCTACCGGTATTTTGCAAACGAAAGACGAACTGGAACAATACAAAGCCATTGGTGCACAGAACTACCAGGCTAAAGCGGAAGTGGCCAAATACAAAGCGGCCAATCCCGATGCGTGGAAGACCTTACAGTACTACGGGGAAAACATCCATGACTTTGCCTGGTTTGCCGATAAAGATGCCATCATACAATATGATACGCTCCGCCTGGCTTCCGGCAATACCATCGATGTATTTTCTTATTACCAGCCCAATGGCAACAGGGAATGGAGCAACAGCGTCTCCTTCATAGAGGATGCGGTACGTCATTATTCCGGTTGGATAGGGGAGTACCCCTGGCCGGTAGTGCAGGCGGTGGAGGGACCTAAAAACCTTTCTTCGGGTGGGATGGAATACCCCATGATCACCTTAATTACCAGTCCTGGTGCAGATGCCGAAAACCTCGATGCGGTGATCACCCATGAAGTTGGGCACAACTGGTTCTATGGCATGCTCGGCAGCAATGAACGGGATTATCCGTGGATGGATGAAGGCATCAACAGCTTTTACCAGTTCCGGTATGAGGCGGAGAAATACAAAACCAACAGTATTTTTGGGAAATCCATGCCGAAGGAGCTCAAAACCTTATCGGCCGGTGAATTGCTCAGCAGGATCTACAATGCGCTCAACAGCCTGCCTGCCAAAGAACCGGTAAATACCGGCTCCACGGGCTTTGCCAATAAAAACGATTATGGGATCGTTGTATATGTCAAAGCGGCTACCTGGCTTTACCTGGTGGAAATGTCGCTGGGGAAAGAGGTGTTTGACAAAGCCATGCGGGAATACTTTGCCACCTGGAAATTTAAACATCCCTATCCCGAAGACCTGAAAGCCGCACTGGAGAAGTCCAGCCAGTCCGGCCTCGACCAGGCCTTTGAGCTGTTGAACAAGGAAGGGAATTTTTAA